In one Dermatophilaceae bacterium Sec6.4 genomic region, the following are encoded:
- a CDS encoding A/G-specific adenine glycosylase, which yields MPETLHEPILAWYAEHQRDLPWRTAGASPWSIFVSEIMLQQTPVIRVLPVWTDWMTRWPTPAHLAAAAPGDAVRHWGRLGYPRRALRLHAAATVMVSRHDGAVPADLDQLRALPGVGSYTAAAVGSFAFGIRCAVVDTNVRRVHARAMTASAQAAPALTAAESRLAEALLPREDSKAAIWNVAVMELGALICTAGSPDCERCPVADRCAWVSAGRPEYDGPVKRSQRWKGTDRQVRGLLLQALRDADGPVHQTRLDLVWADPAQRGRCLVGLIEDGLVEPLPDRTYALPGF from the coding sequence GTGCCTGAAACTCTGCACGAGCCGATCCTGGCCTGGTACGCCGAGCATCAACGCGACCTGCCCTGGCGCACGGCCGGCGCATCACCGTGGAGCATCTTCGTCTCCGAGATCATGCTGCAACAGACCCCGGTAATACGGGTGCTCCCGGTGTGGACCGACTGGATGACCCGCTGGCCCACCCCTGCCCACCTCGCCGCTGCGGCGCCCGGTGATGCCGTGCGGCACTGGGGCCGCCTCGGCTATCCCCGTCGTGCCCTGCGGCTGCACGCCGCCGCCACCGTCATGGTGAGCCGCCACGACGGCGCCGTTCCGGCAGACCTGGATCAGTTGCGTGCCCTGCCCGGAGTCGGGTCGTACACCGCTGCTGCCGTCGGGTCGTTCGCCTTCGGCATTCGCTGCGCGGTCGTCGACACCAACGTGCGACGTGTACATGCCCGCGCAATGACCGCATCCGCGCAGGCCGCGCCCGCGCTGACGGCGGCCGAGTCCCGACTCGCGGAGGCCCTCCTGCCCCGGGAGGACAGCAAGGCAGCGATCTGGAATGTTGCGGTGATGGAGCTGGGCGCGCTCATCTGCACCGCCGGTTCACCTGACTGCGAGCGCTGCCCTGTCGCAGATCGGTGCGCGTGGGTGAGCGCCGGGCGACCGGAATACGACGGGCCGGTAAAACGATCGCAGCGGTGGAAGGGCACCGATCGGCAGGTGCGCGGCCTGCTGCTGCAGGCGCTGCGCGACGCGGACGGCCCGGTGCACCAGACACGCCTGGATCTGGTCTGGGCCGACCCGGCCCAGCGCGGCCGCTGCCTGGTCGGCCTGATCGAGGACGGCCTCGTCGAGCCGTTGCCCGATCGGACCTACGCCTTACCTGGCTTCTAG
- a CDS encoding gluconokinase: MSSRCVIVMGVSGSGKTTVARGIAQEMGWTFAEGDDFHSEENVAKMARGVALTDDDRWPWLREIGAWISAREQAGQSAVITCSALKRTYRDLLREGRSGVQFVLIDVPVQELERRLVARTDHYMSPSLLPSQLATLEPLQDDEPGIVVHAADTPQETVQRALVALA; the protein is encoded by the coding sequence ATGTCATCGCGCTGTGTCATCGTCATGGGGGTTTCGGGTTCCGGCAAGACAACGGTTGCCAGGGGAATCGCGCAGGAGATGGGGTGGACGTTCGCAGAGGGCGACGACTTCCACTCCGAGGAGAACGTGGCGAAGATGGCTCGCGGGGTCGCGCTCACCGACGACGACCGCTGGCCGTGGCTACGCGAGATCGGCGCCTGGATCTCTGCGCGAGAGCAGGCCGGACAGAGCGCGGTCATCACCTGCTCGGCGCTCAAACGTACCTACCGTGACCTACTGCGGGAAGGCCGGTCGGGCGTGCAGTTCGTGTTGATCGACGTGCCGGTGCAGGAGCTGGAGCGTCGATTGGTCGCGCGCACCGACCACTACATGTCGCCCTCCTTGTTGCCGTCGCAGTTGGCGACCTTGGAGCCGCTGCAGGATGACGAACCGGGCATCGTGGTGCACGCGGCGGACACGCCGCAGGAGACGGTGCAACGCGCGTTGGTGGCCCTGGCCTAG
- a CDS encoding ABC-2 family transporter protein, which translates to MASARVLSAGLSRAAEPYRAVLASRLRAQRSYRSNFVLDCASSFLVSFVELAEVWVLFHAVHSLGGFDFREVLLVFGLADFAFSLTDMVFGHCDNLAQFVREGTLDTFYLRPQPLLLQLITSDISLRRLARAAVGLLCIVIALELNDIAWTPAHVGLLVLTLVSSFAIFSATFVWAAGIQFFVINGAELTNSFVYGGRYAATQVASVWSRPIKVAFGFVIPMAFTAYLPALLLLGKTGPEWLPAWLGWCTPVAALVAWAIGMLLWRTGVRHYQGGGG; encoded by the coding sequence GTGGCTAGCGCCAGGGTGCTGAGTGCCGGCCTCTCCCGCGCGGCCGAGCCATACCGTGCCGTGCTGGCCTCCCGACTGCGCGCGCAACGCAGCTACCGCAGCAATTTCGTGTTGGACTGTGCCAGCTCGTTCCTGGTCAGCTTCGTGGAACTCGCCGAGGTGTGGGTGCTCTTCCACGCGGTCCACTCACTCGGCGGTTTCGACTTCCGCGAGGTGCTCCTCGTCTTCGGACTCGCCGATTTCGCCTTCAGCCTGACGGACATGGTCTTCGGACACTGTGACAACTTGGCGCAGTTCGTCCGCGAAGGCACCCTGGACACGTTCTATCTGCGCCCCCAGCCGCTGTTGTTGCAACTGATCACCAGTGACATCTCGCTACGCCGTCTGGCCCGCGCCGCCGTGGGTCTGCTCTGCATCGTGATCGCGCTGGAGTTGAACGACATTGCCTGGACGCCGGCCCACGTCGGGTTGCTGGTGCTCACCCTCGTCAGCAGTTTCGCGATCTTCTCGGCAACCTTCGTCTGGGCCGCAGGCATCCAGTTCTTCGTGATCAACGGCGCCGAGCTGACGAACTCCTTCGTGTACGGCGGTCGGTATGCCGCCACTCAGGTCGCCTCGGTGTGGAGTCGCCCGATCAAGGTGGCCTTCGGTTTCGTCATACCGATGGCATTCACCGCATACCTACCTGCGTTGTTACTGCTGGGCAAGACCGGCCCGGAATGGCTGCCCGCGTGGCTCGGCTGGTGTACCCCCGTCGCAGCTCTCGTAGCCTGGGCAATCGGGATGCTGCTCTGGCGCACTGGTGTACGCCACTACCAGGGAGGCGGCGGATGA
- a CDS encoding ABC-2 family transporter protein, producing MSVALAPYGRIFLAGIRQQATYRLAILGGLVANITFGLLKTAILLATVRAGGGSLQGYTAATMASYVWLSQGLLGSINLNGRTDLADRIKSGAVITDFLRPISVQWAAIAGDVGKAACALLPRGLPSVLVGIGVVGMAAPPTGLAWVLGLFSLLLGITISWASVYALACAGFWLVETRGLQTLYMMISGFFAGLFVPISLFPHWLLIIATATPFPSMLQYPVDVLIGRGGAGLVLAQLGWLVVVGGTGHLLTESGRRRLEVQGG from the coding sequence GTGTCTGTCGCGCTCGCCCCGTACGGGCGCATCTTCCTCGCGGGCATCCGACAGCAGGCGACCTACCGACTCGCGATCCTCGGCGGACTGGTCGCCAACATCACCTTCGGCCTGCTCAAGACGGCAATTCTGCTCGCGACGGTGCGCGCCGGTGGTGGATCACTGCAGGGGTACACCGCGGCCACGATGGCCTCCTACGTATGGCTCTCTCAGGGCCTGCTCGGCTCGATCAACCTCAACGGCCGCACCGATCTGGCCGACCGCATCAAGTCCGGCGCGGTCATCACCGACTTCCTGCGACCCATCTCGGTGCAGTGGGCGGCCATCGCCGGCGACGTCGGCAAGGCCGCCTGTGCACTGCTGCCACGAGGTCTGCCCAGCGTGCTGGTCGGGATCGGGGTGGTCGGGATGGCGGCTCCCCCGACCGGGCTGGCGTGGGTGCTGGGCCTTTTCAGTCTGCTGCTGGGCATCACCATCTCCTGGGCGAGTGTCTACGCGCTGGCGTGCGCAGGGTTCTGGCTGGTCGAGACCCGGGGTCTGCAGACCCTCTACATGATGATCTCCGGCTTTTTCGCCGGACTTTTCGTGCCGATCTCGCTCTTTCCGCACTGGTTGCTGATTATTGCCACAGCCACGCCGTTCCCCTCGATGCTGCAGTACCCGGTGGATGTGCTGATCGGGCGTGGCGGAGCCGGCCTCGTGCTCGCCCAGCTCGGCTGGCTCGTGGTCGTGGGCGGCACAGGTCACCTGCTGACCGAGTCCGGTCGGCGCCGACTGGAGGTGCAGGGTGGCTAG